From Antechinus flavipes isolate AdamAnt ecotype Samford, QLD, Australia chromosome 1, AdamAnt_v2, whole genome shotgun sequence:
cagtttcctcatctgtaatatcaGAATAATATTTGGATAACTTGACCCAGGAATGATTTTTCCAGCAGATAGTAAGTAGCTAGATGGCAtggtagagtgccaggcctggagactagaagaccagaattcaaatatcAGAGGCCTCtaatattagctgtgtgaccctaggcaactcatttaacccatttgcctcagtttcctcaactgcgaaagggggatgataataatagcaatagatTGTTGTGAGGGGAAAAACTGAGACATTTATAAAACACAGCActgtagtaaatgcttaataaatgctatctccttccttcccacaAATGGGTATCCTGCTtaatttgtgtcataaaagagaCTAAAGTTTTTCTATTGCTCTAAAGCCTATCTTCTAGAAAATTTTGAACACATCAGTCTCAAAAACCTTAACCAGGAAATCAACTTCTTGATACTCTGATATTAGAGAAATAATACGGCATAATGTGTGGGGTATTGGATACTGGGATCAAACCCCACCTCCACTGATTTCTAACAAATAAAAGGAGGCAGATTATTTAACACCATTAATCCTTAGTCTCcacatcagtaaaatggagacaTTAATACTTTTAGGACATCCCTTATAGGTTTACTATAAAGTTTATATGATGAAATGTATGTGAagcaatttgaaaattttaaaagagctaTGTGGTCAGCTATTAAATTTATAGTAATAATATGGCTATTATGGCAGtggacaatgttttttttttttttttttttaagtataatgcCACACAGgcatgatgttttatttttttatttgatttttattagcCCAGAGTatagcctgattttttttttcaaggctgTGGGCTCATGGCTGAAAGGTAATTTTGCATATGGCCCTAAAGCAATATAGGAGAAAGGCCCCTTCAGTTGATAGAAGAGAGTAGACTTGTAATCCCAATGCTTCTGCTGACTTCCTGTGTGATAATAAACTGGCCACTTCCTCTTCTGCCCTCCATTTCCTCAAATGTTTTGTTGGAAGGACCAGAGCTGGAAAAGTACATGCAGCTGGAATAGTATTAGCAGTGAAGGATCGATCATAGAGCTTTTGCTGGGTTCCCTACATGGGCCAGTTGAAAGGACAGCTCTGaccttctgtgttctaagggccctcccagctctaatatcctgggttctaagggctctcccagctctctaacatcctgggttctaagggctctctcagctctgacctcctgggttctaagggccctccctgcTCTAAcactctgggttctaagggccctcccagctctctaacatcctgggttctaagggccctccctgctctgacatcctgggttctaagggttctcccagctctgatctcctaggttctaagggccctccctgctctgacatcctgggtacTAAGGGccttcccaactctgacatcctgggttctaagggccctcccagctctgacatcccatgttctaagggttCTCTCACCTCTGATACTTGAATTTCAAAGGCCCTGCTATTTGTACTCTACCATATTAAAACTGAGTTCTAAGTTAGTGCATTTCTGGGCCTGGGCTATTGTTTGAAATTATGTAATGAAAAGGCCTGGACAAAAAGGAGTCTCTGTTGGCTCTCTGCAGAGGAATGAAGGTGATTGAGAACCGGGCAATGAAGgatgaagagaaaatggaaattcaGGAGATGCAATTGAAGGAAGCCAAGCATATCGCAGAGGAAGCTGATCGTAAATATGAGGAGGTAAGTCTTGGGGCCAGTGTCACAGGAAATGGGGGAAATGAAACTGTTGATAGAAAGAACCTGAAGGGTCCTTCCTAAAGGAAGCTCTTGGTGAGCTGAATCAGCCCCTTATGTTTTCATGTTTGTTTGTCCAAAGATAGTTATTTGGATACAAGCCATTTCCACAAGAGGCTTCAACAGCTGGCAGCTAGGGGAGTGCTGGAGTAAAGCCACCAAAGTGGCCATTTGGTTCTGTTGTTTAGAGAATTGGGTGATTCCATTTTCCAGTTTGTAGCTAGTGATTGTAGCATCTTCTAAATAAAACCTATTGTGAAGGATCTGAAGGGCTTTTGTTGAGTTTCCCATGCATGAtccagtggaaagagtgctagttctgaagtcagaggatctggattcaaatcttgcctctgacacatactaactTTATAACCCTCTGCAGTATCCcccaggaaactctctaagactaagtTGTAAATAGGGCCATGACTTTTTAAACTGTATTTTAATGATAACTACAACAAAGCTCTATTGTCTTTTTAGCCACCTAAGGAAATTGTGAAACCGTATCTAGGAAAatagggaggaggggaggagaagccCAAACCTTGGTTCTGTCTTTGCAGGTAGCCCGTAAGTTGGTCATCCTTGAGGGTGAGCTGGAGCGAGCAGAAGAGCGTGCTGAGGTGTCAGAGCTGTAAGTACTAGAGCCTTGGGAGTCCCAGCATGTGGCAGACACAGGCCATGGCTGAGGTCTGGGTTTTTCTAAGTGAGCTCTTTGTCCACCGTGAACAGATATGTTCTAGAGCAGGGCCTTGAGGGGCCTGCAACCCCGATGTTCATCCACTTCTAAGCTGAGGTCACCTACCCCATAGGCAGTCCCCTCACCCCACCCTACCCCCTTACAGAACCCTGTACTGCTAGTAGGAAATGACGCAATATCAAGATTGGGATCCAGGAGGTATGTTGTTAATTGTAGTCTACGTGGCTGTCTGTGCTTATTAACCTGACAGGATCAGCCCACATGTTGATTCTACtgaaagagattgagaaagaagGGATAAAGAATATAGACTGGCCCCCAAGAGAGTCTAGTTTCTTTAATGAAGAGCCAGGCAGCTCTACCTTTCCCCTAAGACACTATCTATGGAGAGCTGCTGATCCAGGTCCAGCTTATGAGAGGCAGCTTTTCTGTTGTTCTTGGTGTCTTTAAGGGAAGCAGGAAGCTAGATCCAGATCTAgccagctcaaaaaaaaaaaaaaaaaaaaaaccctctcccTACCTCAGATAAGATGTGAGCCAAGTACAGGATcttaaataaatggaaatctGTTTTCATTAATTTATCCCAATTTTCTCTGCCTTCTCCAAACTACCTGATCCAGATTTCTGACCATTGTCTTTCAATGGACTTTTTGCGTTCTCGCTTCTCACTTGAGTCCCAGTTAGTGGATGGGATTCATCGGTCCTGATTTCACAATGCCTGGGCAGCCTCTCAGCCCCACCCTTGGCAAGAGCCCAGAAATTCttaaaagggggaggaggaagcccTGCAAATACTCCTGGGTCTGCCACGCCTTTGCATGGTATGGCACAGTTTTGATAAGTGTGTAGCAAGTATGTCTCAGGaaacccattttttaaaaaaggaaagaaagaaaaccctcAGCTAGTAGCTGAATTTGTGGCTGGTGGCTGGTCTGTCAGGGCCTTGACCACAAGAGTGTTCCCCTGGATGAGGAAGACCCTTGAATAgatataaataagcatttataaagtacctactatagGCTGGGCATTGAGCTAGGCactggaatacaaagacaaaaagaagcaaGTTCCTGCCCTAAAAGAGcatgtgttctttctctggagccAGTCTCATCAGtttctgcttctctctttgtGCAGTAAGTGTGGCGATCTGGAAGAGGAACTGAAAAATGTCACCAACAACCTGAAATCCTTGGAGGCTGCATCTGAGAAGGTCAGGGGGTCCACTAGTTTTCCAGTGGGGGATTAGCTGAACCTTGTTTGCTCTGTGGTTAGAGAAACATTTAGGATCAAAGAATGGGCCAAAGTCTTAGAAACTATCTTGCCAGGTCAGCTTAGGTGGGGCAGGAGGTAGAACAATGGCCCTTGAGTCAGGTGGTCAAATCCAGTCTGGGACTcttaacacttagtagctgtgggaccctgggccagtcacttaaacctgactacaaagaaaaagaagagagagagacagagaaacagaaatacagagagagagaaaggaaggaaacaaggaaggaaagaaggggaaagtgcACCTTGCCCTGAGCATGCTTCTGCTTCCCGTTCTAAtgggattttcattttcttctccattctatCCCTTATAAAGGAGGGTATTCAAATCTGGAACTTCCATGGTCTGGATTTATAATGTCATCTTCTATTGCCATCAAATAAGAAAGCTGAAATGAAGAGAAGTTAACAGAGGGATTTTATAAGTATCTTTTTCGAAGCCTAAAAGGTCTTAGAAGAATATGGAATCCTACAAGTCCCTTGAAATTCCATTTTGCTATAGATGTAACTACTCTGGGATTCCAAGCAGTCTGAAGACCTCAGAAATAGGTTTGGGGGGCAGAGGATTCAATGACCCAAATACCAAAAAATAGTCATTAAAGGATCATCCCAAATCAGactgtgtgtatgcgtgtgtgcgTGTGACACGCATGagagtatatgtgtacatatacaaatatcaCTGCTGTTagtgatttaaatatatatacatatatacacatacatatgtatatacatggtCTACTTAAGGGAGCttcttttgatgtttttctttcataaagaaattcttccttccaaaaatattttttctctgattggtttaattaactaaatatttattaaatatatagagCATCGTGCAAGGCACAAAGTTTGCATGAAACTAGGTTCCTGGCCTTGTGAAGTTATAGCCTAAGAAGAggataagaaataagagagaacTAAACACATTGACTACAGTAGACACAAATTGTGTTCCACGAGGTCCAAGAGACAAGATCTTAGAAAATGTGGAACAGGGACATAGATCAGTGAGGCTTCGGGTAGGTGGAAACATTAAAATATGGGTCAGAATTCTGGCAGGCAAAGAGGAAGAAAGTCCTTCCAGACCTAAAAAATAGGCACGAAGCCAGGTAAACGTAAAGAATGTTCAGGTGGATTATCACCCAGTTTGCTTGCAATATAGCGTAATTAAAAGGGAGTAGATTTCGAGGAATCTTAAGAGGTCAGTTAGCCTGAGATTATGGAGAGCTTTGAATGCAAGGTTTGAACTGTATTAAATAGACAACCAGGAGCCACTGGAGATTTATGAGCAGAAGAGTGAGATTATCAGATTCATACATAAAAATTAGTCTGGAGGCAAGTAAAAGATAGATTGGATAGGACTGGGGGTTGGGAGAGAAGGGTATCGGGGTGGATAGAGCAGCAGATAGAGTTCAGAtgcaatctcagacacttactgtgtgatcctggtgaAGTCACacaaccttgtttgtctcagtttcctcatccgtaaaatgagctggagaaggaaataacaaactgtgccagtgtctctaaccagaaaactgcaaatggggcCATGACTGCTCAgagtagagacagaaagaatagaCAAAAGGCTCGTGCAGTGCTCCAAGCAAATGAGAATGAGAACCTGTGCCAGGGTAGTAACTGTGGGGACTGAGAGGAGGAGGCAAATTTGAGAGCTATTACAAAGGTGGATCGGCAGAACTTGGTGAAGTGAAGGAGCGAGATTAGAGTCAGAGATAATCCCAAGGTTACAAACATGGGAGCCAGAGGTGAATAACGGTGCCATGGGGAGAAGTGGTCAAATCAGGAGGAGAATGGGGTTAGGTTAAAAGGCATTTATACACATGTGGAAATTGATAGATGACATGAAACTGGGAGATAGCTAGCACACTGGATGACAGAAGGAACATTGTAAAAGATCTTGATACCAggccaaatctaataaaatttaaatgtatttactAGGAACCAATAAGTCAAGCTCCCAAGAACAGTTTAAAGGAGATATAACTAGTTAGCAGTTCAtctggaaacaaacaaacaaaaaaaaaaaaaaccagaaaatctGGGGGATTTAGTAAACTCCAAAATCATTAGTCAATAGTCAATATTATGGccaagaaagtgaaaaatggGGGCTGCATTAAAAGAGGTATCAGCTCTAGAACAAAGGAGGTGAAAGTGCCTTAAATATGGTCATTGGGTGCATTGGTTTCCTATCTGGGAGCCTCATTTTAGGAATGCCATTGCTAAGTTGGACAGAGTCCAAAGGAGGGTCACTAGAATAGGGAAGCAACCTAGGTTCATACCACATGAGGcttagttgaagaaactgggggGGTTAGCCTGGAGAAGACTTGGGGTTCTTTAGGTCATCAGGCTGTCACGTGGAAGAGGGATTAGTTTTGTTCTACTCCATCCACAATGGCAAAAGGAACAGGGGTAAAAATTTCAAGGAGGCAGATCTAGGCTTTGTAAGAGGAACACTCTTCTGACCATGGGGCTATCCAGATGTGGAATGGGCCATCTTAAAAGATGGTAGACTTGTCTTACAGGGAGCCTTGAATGGTACTTTTTCAAATAAGATGTAGAAGGGACTCATTGATTAGACTAAATGGCTCCTCAAGTCTCCAGGGGTATTTTGTGACTCAAGATGTTGGATATAAAGtaccttgcaaaccttaaagcactatataaatgccagttactattattattgttaacctGCAGTTCCCAGGCCTGTAGTTTGGGGATGACTTTATTCCTTAACTTTTCTATTGCCCTCTTGCTGAGCTTAAACAGTGCTTGAAGAGTAATGCAGGAGTAGTAGCCAATGTTTAACAACTGGGCTCTTTAAGGGGATAAAAATGTATGCTTGCACTTTTATTTTGTATCGGCATTATTAACACTTTAAAAGcctaaaaaatcaacaaaacaaaaatcaagctcTAAATTGTAGTGATTactgatttctgaagtataaactctcacactgaaaatttaacaattccaGCAGGTTAGAGCTGCCTCTAGCACTAAGTCTAGTTCAGAGGCTGGTCTCTGCATGGAATAAGGAAactatctctttctctcactattttaaaatcacattgaagtgttcttttttttttttaacagtattcTGAAAAAGAGgataaatatgaagaagaaatcaaGCTTCTGTCTGACAAACTTAAAGAGGTCAGTTTGCTCAtgacaatgactttttttttcctccctgtgCTGGCTTTAGTTgcaatgtatttttcttttccctaggCTGAGACCCGAGCTGAGTTTGCAGAAAGAACTGTTGCAAAACTGGAAAAGACCATTGATGACCTGGAAGGTATGACATGTCCATGTAAATATGTTCCCATCCCTCTCACTAGAAGATTGGCAAGAGGTCCTCAGATAAATtgcattttcttcataaaaatctTAATAGGCTGCCATTAAGTAGCTACCAAACTAAGGCTTCTCTGCTAGGTTATGTTCTGGTTCTGCCTAGGTGACCTTGGGTGAATTTCATCATTTCAAGAggcatttgttaaatgtctatAATATGCAAAGCACTGCCTTTCTGtgaccctcagtttccccttctatcaAATATGAGATGAACTAGAGCAAGGGTTCTTTCTGTCATAGACCCCTTTGGTAGTCAATCTGATAAAACATATGAACCCTTTTTcattataacatttttaaattaataaaataagaatatatgacattacaaagaaaaataattatattgaaacacaattattaaaaaaaattttttttttataaattcatgAATTCCAAGAACCCCTGgtttagataatctctaagatctaAAAGAGATTGCAGAATTGAAAACAGAGTTCttggaaaatttcatttaaatttttcaataataatgtaattaatatttatatagtatgtgCCAGCACTATACTAAGCATGCAAATACTTTATTCAAGGGTGCTTTGTAATTATAATATGATATGAATGCAtgtacatttatatttgtatatgtgtatgtatatacatatatgaatatgagCTTTTTAAAGCTCATAGTACTTGTTAAAACtattccattttacaagtgaaaaaattgGGGTAGAGAATTCAGGCCTTACTTAAATGTGAATAAGAGAGAATAGCTTTGCCATTATCTAAGTGACTTAGGATCTAACTTTTCCTATCTTAAAAAAAGATGCTGGACTAGGTGATCTTCCAGGTCTAGCTTTAGCATTTACTTGTCCCCATTCACATTTACCATGGGCTGCTTTATTCAGAGCAGGTTGTGGTCTTTCAGCAATATACAAAGTTTTGTGCTAGATCCTAGGAAACACTGATTTTAAATAAGACATCATCTTTGCTCTCAGTGAACTCACAACTTAGTAGAGCAGTGGTGTCAAACCtaaatagaaatggatattgatttagaaaaccataaattaacattatctgtgttgcattgtatttttaatttgtttagtatttcccaattacattttaatctggttctggccaCACTTTGGTTTGATACTTCTGAAGTAAAGAGATGATACCAAAATGGATAATaggcaatattatatgataagtGTATTAGAGAATTATATAGTAGTACTCTTTGATATTTGAGGGTAGAAAGGAGGTCAGCTAGAGGAATAAGACATAGTCCCTGTCATTCGAGAACATAGACTCTAAAGAAATGATAGCTAGTGTTATACTATTTGACAAGGAAGATGACCTATATTGATATGTTATTATacaatatgcatataatatataataattatataattattgtgtcTTGAAGTATATTctatattcaatattatataaaatatagtatacatgtaatatttaataattggaTGAAATGGTGCCATTAGAAATTTGGGAAGGTGAAGTTTGTCTCCTTGAGAGAGCTAAGTGTTTGAATCATGTGGAACACTGTTCCAGTGACCAAATCTTCCATTCAACTTTAAGCACGTTAGACATTATTTCATGaacttttggtttttctttcactttctctcatttatacgttttcctcactttttttttctcccattgctCATTTGTTATCGCTTCCTTCCAATCCCTGCATTCTCTCCCTTGCATTCCTTCCCCTGTTTGTTCTCCACCGCTCCCTGTGTTCGGCAGATGAGCTGTATGCTCAGAAACTGAAATACAAAGCGATCAGTGAGGAGCTGGACCACGCACTCAACGACATGACCTCTCTCTAAAAGgcatttcctctctgtctctaccATCCTGCCTCCTGTCCTACTTAGCCTGGATTTGGTCCCTTCACTGTGATCAGGGTTTTTAGGGGGCTTCTAGCCTTTACCGTCTTTACTTTGCTCACTCACATCATCCAACAGTAACCATGTCTATAAAGGCCTATTAAAATAAAGACAAGCAGTCTGGATCTGTaagctttcttctttctttcccattttcccactTGCTACTTTTTGCACCAGCCCCAGGGACCCTCTCTTTCCATGCTCATACATATGGTAATTTGACATCTTAGAGAAGGGCtgttgtgatacgggagccacctaccagtggctgctggaggtcttaactcagacctatagaatggatctcttcatgtgagaggatgatgatgatacaaggagactaagaggcagttgcattctctgacttctctcctcttccctcttgcctccaatttatttcattcccaatccacaaggaacatctgcgaaggctgccttgcaactccttcagatgttatgattcacagctgtggaggctctcggagaattgacctgccccttcacttagccATGATCCTTAACAAttcctcattttttgttttatgggagtgtaattattttccccccacagcatggtctttcctcagtctcctggctcagccctttgatgcgttggcccatttaattaccccgactaaaaaagtcttaccaggtatcttctccccttccttccccatgGGTTACTGAAGGAACTCTGGAAGGATCCTACTCACACACAGCTCTCAAGTGCTGCTGCTTCCTTATTTCTTATGTTTCCTATGTCCCATGTTTGGGCACCAAAGGGCTCTTTTCGGATTCATTTCTCTGAAAGTTGATTTAATAAAACCAACAATTTCCATTTAGATTTAAACtttcaagtttacaaagcactttcctgaTTTtggaataaatattaattaaagccATGTTTGCACAAATCCCTAAACACAGAATTTTACTAGGATTCAGCCATTATGGTGATATAGTGAGATGACAATTATAAAAGTAGCTtgtatttctataatgcttttaATAGTAGCAATGGTGTTTTCCTCACAGCATCCCTGTGACATTGGTATAATGTCAGGTAGCATCATCTCTGTggtatacagatgaggaaatagctATAGTGATGAAAGGATTTGGTTAAGGATTAACAAGTTTACCAGAAGCTTCTTTTTAAGGATAGTATTAggaactggatctgtgatttcaatggtATGGGAAACTCCCAGCTGAAGGCATTCCCTCAGCCGGTGCAAGTGGGTACCATCTCTACAATTGAATTGCCTAAAGCAATAAAGAGTTTTTGACCCACCCTCTGAAATCTGGTTATGTCAGAGTTGAAGCTTAAGCCCAAGGCTTCCTGGCTTCAAGGCCAGTCTTCCCTATCcactattctctctccttttttttttttaataattgctttttattttcaaaatatatgcaaagatagttttcaacattcacccctgaaacccttgtgttccaaatttttctccctctgttcccccacctccttcccctagacaactcaatatatattaaacatgtgtccACTATTCTCTAtttacctcttctttctttttaaatatataaaaatttgctATAATTTTCCCAAATGTCTACAGCAggctttcttaaatttttttctacttgtaacctctttttgcccaataaattttaatatgatatataagataaatatgagAACcaatcatttactgataataaatcataatttgacAACCTCCATATGGGGTCcagacccacagtttaagaagctgagttcTAGAGGCTTCAGATACATTAATTGGGAAGACAGGAGACACCACAAAAGCAGGAACATTTTTAACCTTAAGCTGGTGGTGTTATGCAGAATTGTAACTAAGATGGGGCAATGGGTTTTTGTTCTTAAAATCTagagcaagggtcctcaaactacggctcgCAGGCCAGATACAGCTggtccccctcactcagggctatgaagtttctttatttaaaggcccacaaaacaaagtctttgtttttactacagtccggccctccaacagtctgagggagagtgaactggccccctatttaaaaagtttgaggacccctaattTAAAGGATAGTATTTGGAGTCctggatgatttaaaaaaaaaaaaaaaaaaaacctgaactaAGTGCTTAGTTAGCAAAACAAATTGGTTAAAATAGGAAATTAGCAGGTGGCCTATACTTCCTCTGCTACTGTCCCTGGTATACTCCTCCCAATCTTATCCccaccctttcctttccccaaccccCAACAGTGGCATAGCAGAATTTTAGAGACCCTTCTCCTGCCCCCAAATGAATTTAGGATATGTTTGATGTTTTATGTCCCCCAGGCTTTTGTGAGTACTGAAGACTGTAAGACTTGGAGTCCAAGGGTCCTGTTAAATCTCAGCTTTTTTATTCACCTGTGTAACTAAGCATGTCGCTTCCTCGGACCATCTCAGGTCTCATATTAGTTATATGAAAGATTTGGGCTAGACTATCTAGGGCTGCTTCCAGTTCTAACTTGCACAAGTCTGACCCTGGAGGTAGATTGTTCCTTGGATAGAGGGCTTGTATTCTAAGTTCTACATTTtagtttcatttcatttgtttttcttcatcttttattcaTGCACACTTTTAGTAAAAGGCACTGCACAAATCTTAATTGATAATGAAATGTAAATCCTGCTTTTAGTCTTGGTTAGGTTGGCAGAACTTCCTAAATTAAGACTCCAGTGAGATTTACCTATTCATTTCCTGGcccctagagaaaaaaaattgggaagggaACCAATAAAATGTATGCTGGGAATTAAGGGATGATTCTTTCTGGGGGGTGACAATGTTCTTTGGGGAGAGGGAGTAATGTGACTTTCTCTTTCCATTGACTCTTAAGGAATTAGATTGTGTTCTGTGTTTCTAAGTCCTATAAATTCAAAGAACCACTTAGATAAACTAGAATGCCTCTCATTTCTGTGCTGATTTGTAGTTTACAAGGTCCTTTCCTCATAGTACCTTCAAAAGGTAAGGACCATCGGGAGAATTATCCTCAACATGCACAAGTGGAAACTTGAGGCTTAGAGATAATTACTTAGCACAGAACTAGTCACATAGCAgggctgggattcaaatccagggtTTTGACTACAAGCTCCTTCCACAAGACTGAGAAGTCTCCCCTCATTCTTTTGACAGTCTGCCAAGACTGACTTAAAGATAGAAGGACTGAGTCTGAATCCtgattttgtgaccttgggctaaTGTCCTCATTTGTCAGGTTAGACTTTAAGGTCCTATTCAGCTTGTGTAGCAAGCTTTCCCTCTCTGAATatcagtttcttctgtaaaatggagtaaatgTATTTGTCTCACAGGGTGGGTtttaggaaagtgctttgtaaaccttaaagtgctatagagaGTAGAATTTCACCCAAATTCTattatgtttctttctcttctccccaaacACCATCTTAGCTCCAGTTGCTTTTTCCTGGTAACCATTTTCTTTCGCTCTAATCCTTAACACACATTCTACCCATTCccatcatatatgtatatttggatAAGTTAACAAACGGGATGGGTTTGCTTGCTGTTTTTTCTTATATGAATTCAAGTAGAACCAGCCCAGCCCTTCTCACATATTTGTCCTCCATCTTTTTGGACATCTGTAAACTCTACTCTTTAAATAATTGTGCAGCCACACCTGTCCAATCACTTTGCAGAATTCAACATCTggcagtacttttttttttttttaagggggaggggggcagggagcCTGCAACAACTGAACCCTGtttcaaatttcagaactagTTCTAACAAAAATACTTTCTAATTAAAGATGTGTTAGTACTCAGGCATTCTCACAATTTGTAAAAGTTAATCATCTAAAAAGATAGgacattcaatttaattcaaccaaCATTTACTGTGTGGAAGGTTCTACGCTTggcattaggaatacaaagatgggaaaaaaaagtccagtatctgccctcaagaagcttaataGTCATCTATGAGAACTATAAAAATAACTAATACAAGGCACAATTCATTTGggcaaacttttattaagcattcatAGTGTGCAAGAATTGGTAATTAAATACATAGTCAGGAGTTAGAGGATTGACATGAga
This genomic window contains:
- the TPM4 gene encoding tropomyosin alpha-4 chain isoform X3 — its product is MAGLNSLEAVKRKIQALQQQADEAEDRAQSLQRELDGEREQREKAEGDVAALNRRIQLVEEELDRAQERLATALQKLEEAEKAADESERGMKVIENRAMKDEEKMEIQEMQLKEAKHIAEEADRKYEEVARKLVILEGELERAEERAEVSELKCGDLEEELKNVTNNLKSLEAASEKYSEKEDKYEEEIKLLSDKLKEAETRAEFAERTVAKLEKTIDDLEDELYAQKLKYKAISEELDHALNDMTSL
- the TPM4 gene encoding tropomyosin alpha-4 chain isoform X4, producing the protein MAGLNSLEAVKRKIQALQQQADEAEDRAQSLQRELDGEREQREKAEGDVAALNRRIQLVEEELDRAQERLATALQKLEEAEKAADESERGMKVIENRAMKDEEKMEIQEMQLKEAKHIAEEADRKYEEVARKLVILEGELERAEERAEVSELKCGDLEEELKNVTNNLKSLEAASEKYSEKEDKYEEEIKLLSDKLKEAETRAEFAERTVAKLEKTIDDLEEKLAQAKEENVGLHQTLDQTLNELNCI
- the TPM4 gene encoding tropomyosin alpha-4 chain isoform X1; its protein translation is MEAIKKKMQMLKLDKENAIDRAEQAEADKKAAEDKCKQVEEELVILQKKLKGTEDELDKYSEDLKDAQEKLELTDKKATDAEGDVAALNRRIQLVEEELDRAQERLATALQKLEEAEKAADESERGMKVIENRAMKDEEKMEIQEMQLKEAKHIAEEADRKYEEVARKLVILEGELERAEERAEVSELKCGDLEEELKNVTNNLKSLEAASEKYSEKEDKYEEEIKLLSDKLKEAETRAEFAERTVAKLEKTIDDLEDELYAQKLKYKAISEELDHALNDMTSL